The Diadema setosum chromosome 12, eeDiaSeto1, whole genome shotgun sequence genome has a segment encoding these proteins:
- the LOC140235811 gene encoding uncharacterized protein, whose amino-acid sequence MFGRTISLRKTEVLLQPAPNSAPCQPSITLNGIQLKNVKSFKYLGSTLSSDGTLDNEIAARIQMASLALGRLRTKVLQHKNVRLSTKLKVYNAVVLSSLLFGCETWTLYRRHTKKLEQFHMRSLWSIMHIRWQDRITNQEVLDRARTSSIEAKILQAQLRWFGHVIRMEESRIPRQLFYSELTQGNRNQGRPKKRYKDNLKANLKWAHLQPREFKTAAVDRYRWRALTKKAVTAFEVNCRQCLAVARERRHQAASTCVPPSGIPCPTCNCMCASSFGLCSHMQTHQRGRNT is encoded by the coding sequence ATGTTTGGCCGTACAATCAGTCTCAGAAAGACAGAAGTCCTCCTCCAGCCAGCACCGAACAGTGCACCCTGCCAGCCAAGCATTACTCTTAATGGCATACAGCTTAAGAATGTCAAAAGCTTCAAATACCTGGGCAGTACGCTCTCCAGTGACGGTACTCTTGACAATGAAATAGCAGCAAGAATACAGATGGCCAGCTTGGCACTTGGAAGACTACGCACGAAAGTCCTACAACACAAAAACGTTCGCCTTTCAACCAAACTCAAGGTGTACAACGCAGTTGTCCTGTCGTCCCTGCTCTTCGGCTGCGAAACATGGACCCTGTACCGCAGGCATACCAAAAAGCTGGAACAGTTCCACATGCGCTCTCTGTGGTCCATTATGCATATTCGATGGCAAGATCGCATCACAAACCAAGAGGTCTTGGACAGAGCCAGGACATCAAGCATTGAAGCCAAAATCCTCCAAGCTCAACTCCGATGGTTCGGTCATGTCATCCGCATGGAAGAGTCAAGAATCCCTCGTCAGCTCTTCTATAGTGAGCTGACACAGGGCAATCGCAATCAAGGCCGTCCCAAGAAACGTTATAAAGACAATCTCAAGGCCAACCTCAAATGGGCGCATTTACAACCCCGTGAATTTAAGACAGCTGCTGTAGACAGATATCGATGGCGAGCCTTAACAAAGAAGGCTGTAACTGCCTTTGAAGTTAACTGCCGCCAATGCCTTGCAGTTGCTCGGGAGAGACGGCATCAAGCTGCATCTACCTGTGTCCCACCGTCTGGCATTCCATGTCCCACCTGTAACTGCATGTGTGCCTCCAGTTTTGGACTATGTAGTCACATGCAAACACATCAACGAGGGCGCAACACCTAG